One Alkalicoccus halolimnae DNA segment encodes these proteins:
- a CDS encoding (Fe-S)-binding protein: protein MNVSLFITCLADAVYPSSVGRSTVEVLERLGCSVSFPRNQTCCGQPAFNSGYHKETQKVARHMIDTFEEAEWVVTPSGSCATMIHEYKKLFSDDEKWQKKAEDLAAKTYELTQFIVDVLGVENVGAEFHGSVTYHSSCHMTRLLGVKEAPRILLENVAGLTLTELPLKEHCCGFGGTFSVKMMPISQQMVDEKVQHIEETKASYLVGSDLGCLMNIGGRIERTGKPVEVLHIAEILNSRGEDAV from the coding sequence ATGAATGTGTCTTTATTTATTACCTGCCTGGCTGATGCTGTCTACCCTTCTTCTGTTGGACGCAGCACTGTTGAAGTGCTTGAACGGCTCGGATGCAGCGTTTCTTTCCCCCGGAATCAGACTTGCTGCGGACAACCCGCTTTTAACAGCGGCTATCATAAGGAAACGCAGAAAGTGGCCCGGCACATGATTGACACTTTCGAAGAGGCGGAGTGGGTCGTCACTCCCTCTGGTTCCTGTGCCACGATGATCCATGAATATAAAAAGCTTTTTTCCGATGATGAAAAATGGCAGAAGAAAGCAGAGGATCTCGCCGCAAAAACATATGAACTGACGCAGTTTATCGTCGACGTGCTCGGAGTCGAAAATGTTGGAGCGGAATTTCACGGCAGCGTCACCTATCATTCCTCCTGTCACATGACACGGCTGCTTGGCGTAAAAGAAGCACCGCGCATCCTGCTCGAAAATGTTGCTGGGCTCACGCTCACGGAGCTTCCTTTGAAAGAGCACTGCTGCGGATTCGGAGGGACATTTTCTGTGAAAATGATGCCGATTTCCCAGCAGATGGTGGACGAGAAGGTCCAGCATATTGAAGAAACGAAAGCTTCGTACTTAGTCGGATCCGATCTCGGATGTCTGATGAACATCGGCGGACGGATCGAGCGGACAGGAAAACCGGTGGAAGTTCTTCATATCGCAGAAATTTTAAACAGCAGAGGAGAGGATGCAGTATGA